ATCGTCGAGATGGGTGGCCAGATTGCATAACACGGCGCCGACCATGTTGCCACCGACTGAGTCACGCGCGTTGCGCAGGCTCACCGGAACCATGGCAACCAGCGGTGTGTCGGGCAGCGCATCGTTGTCGTCCAGATATTCGCGAAGCGCGCCGGCACACATCGCCAGCACCACGTCGTTGATGCTCACCCCGGCCGCGTCTTTGACCGACGTGACCCGGTCCAACGGCCACGACTGCGCCGCACAGCGCCGCGCTCCCCCGACGGCGACATTGAGCATAGTGCGAGGGGCCCCGAAAGGCAGCGTCAACTGTTGTTCCAGCAGCGCAGAACATGCCAATCGAAGCGCAGGCGGAGCAAGTGCCGCAACGGATCCCAGCGCTCCCCCGATTTGCTGCAGCAGGCTGCGGCTGTCCTGCGCGCGAACCATGCGTTGCGGGACCGGCATCCAGGCCGTGCGGAACGCGCCGTCGATGGGATCGGTGTTCATCGTCTGCCGCATCAGCGCGAGTCCGGATACCCCGTCGACCAGTGCGTGGTGCATCTTCGAATAAACGGCAAAGCGTCCGTCCTTGAGGCCCTCGATCACGTGTGTTTCCCATAGCGGACGGTGCCTGTCGAGCAGATTGGAGTGCAGCCGCGACGTCAGCTCCAATAGCTCACGCACCCGACCCGGCGCCGGCAGCGCAGACCGCCGCACGTGGTAACCGAGGTCGACGTCATCGTCGGACGACCAACCAAGACCGGTCAGTGCACCATGAAACGACAAGGGGCGCTTACGAAATAGCGGTGCTACCGCACGGCAGTTCAGCATCGCCCGGTGGGTTTCGCGCACAAACCCGCGCCCCGCCCCCTCCGGTGGGGTGAACAGCTGCAGCGCACCGACGTGCAGCGGATGCTCTCGCGACTCGGCCGACAAGAACAGCGCATCGATCGGTGCCATCAGTTCCACGCTTGCTCCTTGTAATGCTTGGCCGTCAGCCGGCCAGCGCCGGCTGCGGCATAGCGCCCGCAGTCAACGTCGAAAAACGCAGGTGGTCATCGACGACCGGGCCCTCGCGCAACATCTTTCGGTCCGCGCGGTAATCCATGCAGGTCTGCCAAGGTCCTTCCGCACCCTGCCGGGGTAACAGGCCGGCTGCTCGCTTGACGTAACCGGACGAGACTCCCATCAATGGCCGGGTGGGCATATCTCCGGGCAGCTGCGGGTAGCAGATGGTGTGCCCGTGAGCGTCCATGTGCGCCAACAGCCGGCAGAAGTGTTCGCACACCAGCCCGACTTTCAGCGTCCACGACGAGTTGGTGTAGCCAAAGACATACGCGAAGTTGGGCATGTCGCTGAGCAGAAATCCCTTGAACGCCACCTTCTCTGAAGTGTTGACGGCCACACCGTCGACCGAGAGGTTGATGCCACCGAAGGCCAGCAGGTTAAGGCCGGTCGCGGTGACGATGATGTCGGCTTCCAATTCGCGTCCGGACTGCAGCCGAATTCCTTTCTCGGTGAAGGTGTCAATCCGGTCGGTGACCACCGAGGCCCGGCCATCGCGGATGGCCTTGAACATGTCGGCGTCCGGCACCGCACACAGGCGTTGGTCCCATGGGTTGTAGGCCGGCCTGAAGTGCTCGTCAACCGGGAACCCGGTCGGCAGCTGTTTGGCGTTGAGATGGCGGATAAGTCGTCGTGCGGCGCGCGGATACCCCTGGCACAACCGCCATACCAGCCGCTGCTTGGCGATGTTCTTGCGCCGGGTGACGGCATAGGCCCGATCGCGGCCGATCAATTTGGGCAGGGTATTGGCGATGCGGTCCTCCGACGGCACCGGCACGATATAGGTCGGCGAGCGCTGCAACATGGTGACCTGACCGGCGGTCTGGGCCATCGCCGGCACCAGCGTGACAGCGGTCGCGCCGCTGCCGATGATCACCACCCGTTTGCCACGGTAGTCCAGGTCGTCGGGCCAGTGCTGCGGGTGCACAATCTGTCCCGCAAACCGCTCCCGGCCAGGGAACTCCGGGGTGTATCCCTCGTCGTAGCGGTAGTAGCCGCTGGCGCAGAACAACCATCCACAACTCATGGTGACGCGTTCGCCAGCGTCTCGACCGGCGGCGTAGCGCTCGATCTCCACCAGCCAGCGGGCGTCCTCGGAGGACCAAGCCGCGTTGATCACCTTGTGGCGGAAACGAATCGCCTTCTCG
The nucleotide sequence above comes from Mycobacterium decipiens. Encoded proteins:
- a CDS encoding WS/DGAT/MGAT family O-acyltransferase; its protein translation is MAPIDALFLSAESREHPLHVGALQLFTPPEGAGRGFVRETHRAMLNCRAVAPLFRKRPLSFHGALTGLGWSSDDDVDLGYHVRRSALPAPGRVRELLELTSRLHSNLLDRHRPLWETHVIEGLKDGRFAVYSKMHHALVDGVSGLALMRQTMNTDPIDGAFRTAWMPVPQRMVRAQDSRSLLQQIGGALGSVAALAPPALRLACSALLEQQLTLPFGAPRTMLNVAVGGARRCAAQSWPLDRVTSVKDAAGVSINDVVLAMCAGALREYLDDNDALPDTPLVAMVPVSLRNARDSVGGNMVGAVLCNLATHLDDPADRLDAIHASMRGNKNVLSQLPRAQAMALSLLLLSPAALNTLPGMAKATPPPFNVCISNVPGARTPLYLNGARLVGNYPMSLVLNGQALNITLTSTADSLDFGLVGCRRSVPHLQRVLSHLETSLKELERAVGL
- a CDS encoding flavin-containing monooxygenase, producing the protein MNSKHTSSIEHIDVLIVGAGISGIGAAYYLQKMQPARTFAILEARADIGGTWDLFRYPGIRSDSDLHTFSYEFKAWENDKAIASADAIMSYLRETVAENGIEKAIRFRHKVINAAWSSEDARWLVEIERYAAGRDAGERVTMSCGWLFCASGYYRYDEGYTPEFPGRERFAGQIVHPQHWPDDLDYRGKRVVIIGSGATAVTLVPAMAQTAGQVTMLQRSPTYIVPVPSEDRIANTLPKLIGRDRAYAVTRRKNIAKQRLVWRLCQGYPRAARRLIRHLNAKQLPTGFPVDEHFRPAYNPWDQRLCAVPDADMFKAIRDGRASVVTDRIDTFTEKGIRLQSGRELEADIIVTATGLNLLAFGGINLSVDGVAVNTSEKVAFKGFLLSDMPNFAYVFGYTNSSWTLKVGLVCEHFCRLLAHMDAHGHTICYPQLPGDMPTRPLMGVSSGYVKRAAGLLPRQGAEGPWQTCMDYRADRKMLREGPVVDDHLRFSTLTAGAMPQPALAG